The genomic DNA GACAAAAACGAGAACCAAAGAGAAAACCGTCCCAAATTTTGTTTGGGACAGCTCCATTTCCTATTTAAAGCTTAAAAGAAATCATAAATAAAAGCTTTACGTACTGGAACTATATTCTCAAATGCTTGTATTTCCTCTTCGCTTCCGCTAATGAATTCTAGTTCATTAAGTTCTAACGGACGCTTGTAGCCAAACATTATTGTAGATAATGCGTTAATATCCAGCTTAATTCCTTTATCTATTGTTTCCTCTTTCATAATTGTTATTTCATGATTCGCAAGCCTCACTGATACGTTGTTCCACGGAGCAAATGCGTCTGTAATGTGTAGAATCACTTCTTGCTGTACATTGTTCCAGCTCAACTCATATTGTTTTAAAAACTGCTCTACATCTACAATTCTTCCCATAAAATATGGTTTTATTTCTGTCTTCACGCGTGGCTCTTGCAATGAATATAGCAACGGTTCGTTTTCACTTACTGTCATTTCAAGTTCTTTAATCATAGAATCATGCTGGCAAATAAAGTTCCACAGACCATTTCGTGCTTCATTACGTAGTGGTACAAATTCTTCTACTGTCATTTTATAGTTTTCTATTTTGTATAACATGTAACCTGCTGCCTTTTTATTTTCATCATAGTAAATCGCTAATGTTAAATCATCATAAACTGCTTGTAACCACCAGTTCTTCTCTCGAACTAACATACCTGAAAAACGTTCTGCAAATACTTCATAGAGCTTCTCGACTTCTTCTGGATGATTTTCTTTATTGAAACGTTTCACAGTGCCATTTACTTGTTTTTTCATCACTAAATCGCTCTTAGTCATATGACATGTGACTAAATTCGCACAAAGTTCCCAGCCGTATTTACGGTAAAATGAAACAGCAAATGGATGTAACATAGAGACTGTATAGCCATCTTTTTTCATTATTTGAAGTGAATGTTGAAGTAGCTCTTTTACATACCCACTTCTTCTGTACTCTGGATACGTCGCTACTCCTGCAACGCCACCCATTTTAAATTTTTCTTTACCTATGTAAATATGAAACGGAATAAGATGTAGTTTTGCTGCTAAGTCTTCCCCTTCCATAATGCCGTATATTTCATGACTTTCCTTCATCTTTGTAAGTTGCTGCTGTAATCGTTCCTCATCTACTTTATATTGAAAAGCGTATTCTGATAAACGTAATGCTTCTCTGAACTTATCTTCTTTTAATTGCATGACATTCATATAATTCTCCTCCATTCCCTGTTTGAATTGTATCACAATTCTTACTTTTATAGTTCGGTAAGTGAAATTACAAGGACGTTTTAACAAAAAAAGCAGATACATCACGTATCTGCTTTCCATCTTTATTATTTAGCTAACTTTTGAAGTTCATCAAAGAATGTAGGATATGATACACCTACTGCTTCTGCATCTTCAATAATTATTTTCCCTTCTGCCAGGCAGCCAGCAATCGCAAGCATCATTCCGATGCGGTGATCACCGTAACTATTTACTGTATTGCCTTTTAAAGCTGATTTTCCGTAAATGATCATGCCGTCATCAGTTGCTTCTATGCGAGCTCCTAGTTTCGTTAACTCCGCAACGACTGTATCAATACGATTTGTTTCTTTTACTTTTAATTCGTGTGCATCTCTAATAACTGTAATACCTTCTGCTTGTGTTGCCGCTAAAGCGATAACTGGAATTTCATCGATTAGTCTTGGAATAATATCCCCACCAATTTCAATTCCTTTTAATGAAGATGTTTCAATCGTAATGTTTGCAGCTGGTTCTGATGCGCCTTCGTTAATCGGCTCTATAGTAAATGTAGCACCCATTTTCTCTAAAACATCAATAATACCTGTACGAGTTGGATTCATTCCTACATTTTGTAATATTAGTTTACTATTTGGGATGATTGCACCTGCTACTAAGAAAAATGCTGCTGATGATACGTCACCTGGCACTTGAATGTCTGTTGCTGTTAATTTTTGTCCACCTGAAAGCTTCACTGTCTTTCCTTCTCGAGTTACTTTAACACCAAATGCTTCAAGCATTCTTTCCGTATGATCGCGGGAAATATGTGGTTCTGTAACAGCTGTTACACCTTCTGCGCGAAGCCCTGCAAGTAAAATAGCTGACTTTACTTGTGCACTTGCAACAGGAGAAATATATTCAATTGCTTTTAAATCTCCACCACGTATTGTTAGCGGTGTAAATGTTCCTTCTTCTCTGCCGTCAATGTTTGCACCCATTTGTTTTAATGGGTTTGTTACACGCTTCATCGGTCTTTTTGCGATAGATTCATCACCTTGTACGCAAGAGAAAAATGGTGTGTTAGCTAATATACCTGACATTAATCGAATTGTTGTACCAGAATTACCAACATCTAATACAGCTTTCGGTTCTTGTAAACCTTCTAATCCTTTACCAACTACAGTAACTTCATCACCGTTTTGCGTAATTTCTACTCCCATTTCTTTAAAACATGAAATAGTACTTAAACAGTCTGCACCGGACAAGAAACCTTTAATTGTTGTTTTCCCTTCTGCAATCGAACCGAACATAACAGCACGGTGTGAAATGGATTTATCACCTGGGATTGTAATATTGCCATTCAATCCGTTATTAACAGGTTGTATTGTTCTTTCTTTCACGTTTTTCACCTTCTCATTTAAATTGTTTCATAAGTTTGGTATTCTTCTTCTCCAAGCGCTAGCTTTGCTTTCATACGATCTTCTTCCCTTTGGAAGCTAATACGTAATACCCCAAGCAGTCCTTCACGCGCTTCTAATATTTGCAAGTTCGTAATACTAATTTCCTCGCGCGCTAAAATACTCGTAATATGAGCCAATGCCCCCACCTTATCTAATACATCAACGTATAAGTCGTGATAAGCAGGAATTGCACCACTCTTTCTTACTGGTAAAGAATCACGGTATTCTTTCGCATCTGCAAAATAGTTTTGAATCTCGCCTGCATCTCCAGTAGAAACTGTCTTATATAAACCTTCCATTTCAGAGATCCACTCTTTTAATAATACCATTAAATGCTCTCGATTTTGCTTTACAATATCACTCCACATTTTCGGACTACTAGATGCGATACGTGTAATATCTTTGAAACCTCCAGCAGCTAGCTGATGAATGAGCGGATTATCTCCTGCATGCTTCTCAACTTGCTTTACTAAACCTGCTGCGATAAGATGCGGGAAATGACTAACGATCCCTGTTACATAATCATGTTCTTCTGTATTTAAAACAAGAAAATGTGATCCTGTTCCTTTTAACCATACTTTAAGGTCTTCCACTTGTTCATTTGGTACATGATTCATCGGTGTTAAAATGTAAAATGCATTTTCAAATAAATGCGCCTTTGCGCTTTCAACTCCCGTTTTATGAGAACCCGCCATCGGATGTCCCCCAATGAAAGAAACTTCCTTTGAAAATAAAGCTTCCGCTTCGTTCATAATAGACCCTTTTGTACTACCAACATCAGTCACTATAACATCTTCTCGTAAACGGAATGACGCAAGTTTGTGTAATAACTTCTTCGTTTCTTCAACTGGAGAAGCAAAAACAATTAAATGTGCCTCTTCACATGCATGTTGTAAATCAACTGCTATTTCATCTACTACGTGTAATTCTTTTGCACGCTCTACTTGCTCTTTAAATATATCATAACCTGTTATCATTACATCGTGCTCTTTCTTAATTGCTAATGCGAGAGAGCCTCCTATTAAACCTGTTCCAATTAATACTACCTTTTTACGCATTTGCCTCATCTCGAGACTTACTTTTTTTATTTTCAAAGTGTTGTTTTAACACTGAAATCACTCCTTCATTTTGCTCCCTTGTTCCAACTGTAATACGGACACCATTTGGGAATGGACGAATAATAAACCCTGCATGTGCGCAAGCTTCATAAATCTCTCCAGCATTATCTACCGGTAAGAAGATGAAATTAGTTTGTGACGAATAAAATGGTATACCGTTTTCCTTACAGAAACTCTCGTATTGCTGTAATCCTTCTGTATTCACGCGAACTATTTCTTTAATAAACTCGTCATCACTAAAAGCAATTGTAGCTGCTTTTTGCGCTAATGAAGATACGTTAAATGGTAAACGTACAACATTTAATTTCTCAATTAGCTCTTCCTGTCCGATCGCATATCCAACGCGGAAAGAAGCTAATCCGTATGCTTTAGAAAACGTTCTAAGTACAAGAATGTTTTTATGTTTTTCTAAAAGCGATAAT from Bacillus cereus G9842 includes the following:
- a CDS encoding GNAT family N-acetyltransferase — protein: MNVMQLKEDKFREALRLSEYAFQYKVDEERLQQQLTKMKESHEIYGIMEGEDLAAKLHLIPFHIYIGKEKFKMGGVAGVATYPEYRRSGYVKELLQHSLQIMKKDGYTVSMLHPFAVSFYRKYGWELCANLVTCHMTKSDLVMKKQVNGTVKRFNKENHPEEVEKLYEVFAERFSGMLVREKNWWLQAVYDDLTLAIYYDENKKAAGYMLYKIENYKMTVEEFVPLRNEARNGLWNFICQHDSMIKELEMTVSENEPLLYSLQEPRVKTEIKPYFMGRIVDVEQFLKQYELSWNNVQQEVILHITDAFAPWNNVSVRLANHEITIMKEETIDKGIKLDINALSTIMFGYKRPLELNELEFISGSEEEIQAFENIVPVRKAFIYDFF
- the aroA gene encoding 3-phosphoshikimate 1-carboxyvinyltransferase is translated as MKERTIQPVNNGLNGNITIPGDKSISHRAVMFGSIAEGKTTIKGFLSGADCLSTISCFKEMGVEITQNGDEVTVVGKGLEGLQEPKAVLDVGNSGTTIRLMSGILANTPFFSCVQGDESIAKRPMKRVTNPLKQMGANIDGREEGTFTPLTIRGGDLKAIEYISPVASAQVKSAILLAGLRAEGVTAVTEPHISRDHTERMLEAFGVKVTREGKTVKLSGGQKLTATDIQVPGDVSSAAFFLVAGAIIPNSKLILQNVGMNPTRTGIIDVLEKMGATFTIEPINEGASEPAANITIETSSLKGIEIGGDIIPRLIDEIPVIALAATQAEGITVIRDAHELKVKETNRIDTVVAELTKLGARIEATDDGMIIYGKSALKGNTVNSYGDHRIGMMLAIAGCLAEGKIIIEDAEAVGVSYPTFFDELQKLAK
- the tyrA gene encoding prephenate dehydrogenase, whose product is MRKKVVLIGTGLIGGSLALAIKKEHDVMITGYDIFKEQVERAKELHVVDEIAVDLQHACEEAHLIVFASPVEETKKLLHKLASFRLREDVIVTDVGSTKGSIMNEAEALFSKEVSFIGGHPMAGSHKTGVESAKAHLFENAFYILTPMNHVPNEQVEDLKVWLKGTGSHFLVLNTEEHDYVTGIVSHFPHLIAAGLVKQVEKHAGDNPLIHQLAAGGFKDITRIASSSPKMWSDIVKQNREHLMVLLKEWISEMEGLYKTVSTGDAGEIQNYFADAKEYRDSLPVRKSGAIPAYHDLYVDVLDKVGALAHITSILAREEISITNLQILEAREGLLGVLRISFQREEDRMKAKLALGEEEYQTYETI